In the Rubrivivax gelatinosus IL144 genome, TCGGCCTGGGCACGGCGGCCTTCAACATGCAGGACATCGTGCTCGAGCCCTACGGCGGCGAGATCCTGAAGCTGAGTGTCGCGGCCACCAGCACGCTGACCGCGCTGCTGGCCGGTGGCGCGCTGGTCGCGTTCGCGCTGGCTGCGCGCATGCTGGCGCGCGGCTGGGATCCGCTGCGGGTCGCCGCGCTGGGCGCGGTCTGCGGCCTGCCGGCGTTCGCGCTGGTCGTCTTCGCCGCACCGCTCGACTCACCGGCGATGTTCCGCATCGGCACGGTGATGATCGGTTTCGGCGGCGGTCTGTTCTCGGTCGGCACGCTGACGGCGGCGATGGGAATGGAGCGCAAGGAGCACGTCGGTCTGGCCCTCGGCGCCTGGGGCGCCGTGCAGGCCACGGCGGCCGGCGGTGCAATTGCAGCCGGCGGCGCGGTGCGCGACCTCGTGTCGAGCATGGCGACGCAGGGCCTGCTGGGCCAGGTGCTGGTCAGCCCCGTGACCGGCTACAGCGTCGTCTATCACTTCGAGATGATTCTGCTGTTCGCGGCGCTGATCGCCATCGGCCCGCTGGTGCGTCGCGCGGGGCGGCGACAGCAGCCTGAGCAAAACCAATTCGGACTGGCCGATTTCCCCGGCTAGCGAGATTCGCGAGAAGGAGAACCCCATGGGAACCGGTGCCATCACATCCTACGTCGACGTTGCGCAGCTCGTGCTGTACGCCTTTTGGGCGTTCTTTGCGGGCCTTTGCTACTACCTGATCCGCGAGAACCATCGCGAGGGCTACCCTGAAATGGACAGCGGCACGGGCCGCGGCGTCATCACCGGCTGGCCGGTGCCCGAAGCCAAGACCTTCAAGCTGGCCGACGGCCACGAGCACATCGTGCCGAAGGCCGAAGCGCCGCAGGACAACCTGGCGGCCGAACCGGCCCACGGCTGGATCGGCGCGCCGCTGGTTCCGACCGGCAACCCGCTGCTGGCCGGCGTCGGCCCGGGCGCCTGGACCGAGCGCGCCGATCGTCCCGACGTGGACGTCGACGGCAACGTCCGCATCCTGCCGCTGCGCCTGGTCGAAGGTTTCGACGTGGCCAAGCAGGACAGCGATCCGCGCGGCAAGCCGGTCTACGGTGCCGACGGCGCCCAAGCCGGTACCGTGACCGACCTGTGGGTCGACACGCCGGAAAACCTGTTCCGTTACTTCGAGGTCGAACTCGCCGAAGGCGGCCGCAAGGTCCTGCTGCCGGTGAACTTCGCGATCCTCAAGCGTGACGCGGTCAAGGTCACGGCGCTGCTGGGCCACCAGTTCGCCGACGTCCCGGCGACCAAGCATCCCGAGCAGGTCACGATGCTCGAGGAAGAGAAGATCTGCGCCTACTACGGCGCCGGCACGCTGTACGCCGAGCCCTCGCGGCAGGAGCCCCTGCTGTGACACACGGCCACCGGCACACCACCGGGCACGAGCACGATTACGAGCCCGTGCACGGACTGCCGGAGGTCCTCCCTGCCGAGGAGCACATCCTCTGGCAGGGCAGTCCCGATTGGCGCGCCCTCGCACGGCGCGCCTTTCACGTGCCTGCGCTGGTGCTGTATTTCGCCGCCGTCCTGGCGGCCCGTGCCGGTTACGTGCTGAGCCAGGGCGGCAGCGCCGGCGATGCACTGCGCGCGCTCGTCGTACTGCTGCCTCTGGTCTTCTTCGCGCTCGTGCTGATCACCGGGCTCGCCTGGCTGACCGCGCGTGGCGCCGTGTACACCATCACCGACCGGCGCGTCGTCATGCGCATCGGCATCGTGCTGACGGTGACCTTCAACATCCCGTTCAAGCGCATCGCGGCCGCCGGCCTGCGCCGTCACCGTGACGGCAGCGGCGACATCCCGATCACGCTCGTCGGTGGCGACCGCATCGCCTACCTCCACCTGTGGCCGCACGCCCGTCCGTGGCGCTACGCCAAGCCGGAGCCGATGCTGCGCTGCGTTCCCGA is a window encoding:
- the puhB gene encoding photosynthetic complex putative assembly protein PuhB, whose translation is MTHGHRHTTGHEHDYEPVHGLPEVLPAEEHILWQGSPDWRALARRAFHVPALVLYFAAVLAARAGYVLSQGGSAGDALRALVVLLPLVFFALVLITGLAWLTARGAVYTITDRRVVMRIGIVLTVTFNIPFKRIAAAGLRRHRDGSGDIPITLVGGDRIAYLHLWPHARPWRYAKPEPMLRCVPDAEAVARQLSEAWSRATELPAVPASAADGKPAAGTFAGHGAAA
- the puhA gene encoding photosynthetic reaction center subunit H, with product MGTGAITSYVDVAQLVLYAFWAFFAGLCYYLIRENHREGYPEMDSGTGRGVITGWPVPEAKTFKLADGHEHIVPKAEAPQDNLAAEPAHGWIGAPLVPTGNPLLAGVGPGAWTERADRPDVDVDGNVRILPLRLVEGFDVAKQDSDPRGKPVYGADGAQAGTVTDLWVDTPENLFRYFEVELAEGGRKVLLPVNFAILKRDAVKVTALLGHQFADVPATKHPEQVTMLEEEKICAYYGAGTLYAEPSRQEPLL